From Chaetodon auriga isolate fChaAug3 chromosome 10, fChaAug3.hap1, whole genome shotgun sequence, a single genomic window includes:
- the ppdpfb gene encoding pancreatic progenitor cell differentiation and proliferation factor B, producing MAAIPAGGSLVATTDYYRRRIGSTSSSSSCGSSEYSGEVIPHHPGLPKQDSGHWWSSFFFGKQPGMTPLTEEAQQKAGVPGAVTNGQITCVARQMVMQRQVSESSDAGSPTSS from the exons ATGGCAGCTATTCCAGCAGGAGGTTCTCTCGTGGCGACCACGGACTACTACCGAA ggcGCATCGGCTCTacgtccagcagcagctcttgcGGCAGTTCGGAGTACAGCGGAGAGGTCATCCCTCACcatccag GACTCCCCAAGCAGGACTCAGGCCATTGGTGGTCCAGTTTCTTCTTTGGGAAGCAGCCAGGGATGACCCCACTGACTGAGGAGGCACAGCAGAA ggcTGGGGTCCCAGGCGCGGTGACCAATGGTCAGATCACCTGCGTTGCCAGGCAGATGGTGATGCAACGCCAGGTGAGTGAGAGCAGCGACGCAGGAAGTCCCACCTCCTCCTGA